The genomic interval CATAGGCTCGTTTTACCTGAAATAAGAACCACTTCGGCCCCTCTATTTAACGCTTCCTTGGCAATTGCATAGCCCATTTTACCGCTTGAAGGATTTGAGATATATCTAACTGAGTCAATGAATTCCCTAGTTGCGCCAGCCGTAACAAGCACTTTTTCATCTGTCATATCATCAGGTGTGAGGGTCTTTTCTATCTCAGAAAGTATTACATCTATGTCTGGCAGTCTGCCTTTTCCTTCCCAACCGCAAGCCAGCTCGCCTTCGCCCGGCTCCATAATTATAAATCCTCGGTCTTTTAACTTTTCTAAGTTCTCCTGAACTGCAGGGTTTTCGTACATATTCACATTCATTGCAGGGCAAAGTATGATAGGCGCTTTGGTGGCAAGGATTATTGTAGATAAGAGACTGTCAGCAATACCGTTAGCAACTTTCCCTATAAAACTAGCCGTAGCAGGTGCTACAACCATTAGGTCCGCGCTGTCCGCCAGAGTGATATGACCAATTTCAGATTCCCACTCAAGGTCAAAGGTATTTATTGCTACTTTGTTGCCGGATAGCGTTTGGAGCGTGAGAGGGGTAATAAACTCAGTAGCGTTCTTAGTCATTACTACCTGAACGCCAGCGCTTTTCTTGACTAGACCTCTGACAAGCTCGCAAGACTTATAAGCCGCTATGCCGCCTGTTACCCCTACAATTACATTTTTTTCTTTTATGATAGACATTTTACTTACTTATAAGTTTATATCATAACAAATAACAGTAAATAGTTCCGCTTTGCTAAAAAAATATAATTTTATGTACGGTGAGGTTTGACAAATTCAAATAGGTGTATATACTCCTAATTATGTCAACAGATGTTAATAAGTCAAATCAATTATCGAAAGAGAAAATTATGGAGGGCCGAGGCTGCGCGGGGTTTAATCTCAAAATGGCAACTAGAGCAGTTCAGAACTACTTTGATAAAGCTTATAGAAAAATCGGATTAGAGGGCACTCAATATACAGTGCTTTCCCACATTTATGTAGTAGGGCCAATACCTCTATCTAAACTTGCTGAATTGATGTACGTAGACAGAACTACACTAGGACGAAATTTAAAGCCTCTTGAGAAAAGGGAGTTAATTGAGATTAAAGCAGGAAAAGACAAAAGAGAAAAACTGATCGCAATTACAGAAAATGGTAAAGAAGTCTTAGCTAAAGCACTACCGGTTTGGAAGCAAACACACGAACAAATAAAAACAATATTGGGTATTGATAACTGGGAATCAATGCTAGAAAACCTTAGGACACTTACCACGGAGCTTAAAGAGAAATAAAAAAAATTAGATATAAGTGTGCATATACACTTATGTTTAGAATTTGTGATAAAAAAATCAAAATTTGAAGAATCGCTATGGACCAGGAGAATGAGCATGCGCGCCAATTGTTTAAGTTATAGGTTTAACATTTCGACTAGATCACCATTTAAGATCAGCAAATTCAATCTTGTGTTGGCAATTTTTACATCCTTGCTGTTGTTAAGTTCATGCGGCAATGGAGATGACAATTTGGCGAATACCAACACTTTGGCAGTTTCCACCTTGATTGCAGAGCAAGTCCCTGAGTACAAAATCACTCAGAGCTATGTAGGAGAAGTTGAGTCTGCACGGATGAGTAGAATAGGCTTTGAGATTAGCGGCATGCTGGAAGAAATAGCATTTGATGAGGGGGACTCTGTTAACAAAGCTCAGGTTATGGCAACCCTCGACACTGACCGCCTTAAAGCCCGGCGTGCAGAACTTGTGGCAACAAGAGATCAGGCAAAAGCCAATCTTGAGCTAGCACAGATTACGAGACAGAGAACAAAGGAAGCACTTGATCTAAATGCTGTTTCATTTCAGGAATATGATGAGGCGGATAAGAGTTATAAAGCCCAGAAAGCTTCGTTGGAGCAGGCAAAATCCGCAGTCAAAACTCTTGATGTAGATATAGAGAAATCAAAACTAAAAGCCCCTTTTGATTCTGTTATTTCAAAGAGGTATTTAGATGAGGGAGAAGTTATTCAACCTGGTCAAGAGGTTTTTGAAATTCTGGAACGTGCGAGTCCTGAGGTCAGAATTGGACTTGCTACATCTATGATTGACGGAATTAAAGTCGGGGATCCTATAGAAATAAAAGTAAATGGTAAATCTTATGATTCTAAAGTAAAGACAGTTCTGCCTATAAGGGGACAGAATACAAGAACGGTGGATGTAATACTCTCTGTAGAAAACGACTTTAAAGATATAAGACAAGGTGATATTGCATCTGTGAATATTGAAAAACTGGTATCAAAAAATGGTTTTTGGCTACCGCTAACTGCACTCACAGAGAGCTCAAGGGGGCTTTGGTCCTGCTATGTAGCTATTCCTCTTGGTGATGTTGACTCTGTAAAAGGTGCAACACACAGACTTGAGCGTCGGGAGCTTGAACTGTTACACCAAGAATTCGAGATGGTCTATGTGCAAGGAACTATTAGCGATGGAGATATAATAGTTTCTGAAGGAATACAGCGTCTTGTGCCCGATCTGCTTGTTAAAATTAACAATTCCACCTCAGCTAGTGGAGGTGCCGAGTGAGCACCCTATTTCTTCGCAACAAATACCTTTTAGTACTCTCGATAGTAATAATCCTGGTCGCAGGCGTCTCAGCGATTATTTCACTCCCCCGCTTGGAGGATCCTAGAATTACAAATCGCAATCCTCTTGTAATAACAGTTGTTCCAGGTGCATCTGCTGAGAGGGTGGAAACACTTGTTACAGAAAAAATTGAGGAAGAGCTTAAAGAAGTCTCTGAGATAAAAGATGTTGAATCGACCTCACAGGCAGGTATATCCCTTGTGAGTATAGAGCTTAAAGATGAAGTTACAACAGAAGATAATGAAGAGATTTTCTCTAAAATAAGAGACAAGTTATCAGATGCAGTCGTAAATTTCCCAAAAGAAGCGAGGCTTCCTATCTTCGATGACAAGAGGGGCCCGATTGCTTTTACATTGATTTTAGGAATTACTTGGACCCACGATACTGATCCTAAACTCGGCGTGCTTAACCGTCTGGCTGAGGATTTAGCTGATAGGCTCAGAAACGTAAGCGGCACAGAGCTTGTGAGAATATATGGAGAGCCTACAGAAGAGATTACAGTTACTGTAGATCAGGATGAGCTTTCAAAGCTTGGTTTAAGTACTGTTGACGTCTCAAGCAAAATTGCCCAGGCTGATTCTAAAGTGCCGGCCGGTCTTCTTCGTTCTGAAAACACAGATCTATTTATGGAGGTCCAGGGGGAGCTTGATTCCCTCTCTAGAATTGGCGAAGTGCCGCTTATGACTAACGGCGCAAGCTCTGTTCTTAAAATTGGTGACGTCGCTCAAATCGACAGAAATTGGCAAGATCCCCCTTCGGAAATTGCACTGGCAGACGGCAATAGAACAGTATTTGTCGGAGTTAGGATGAGTGATGACATAAGGGTTGATAAATGGGCAAAAATCGCAAAAGCCCAGATTGATGATTTCACCTCTACCATAGGATCTGGGATTGAAATTGAAACAGTGTTTGATCAGAGCATTTATACAAACGAAAAGCTCTCTCAATTGGGCGGAAATTTGATTGCTGGAGCTCTGGTAATTATGGCTGTCATATTTTTTATTATGGGCTGGAGATCGTCTTTAATCATCGGCTCGGCTCTCCCACTGGTTGCGGCATCAGTTTTATTTATAATGATCTTAAGAGGCGGCGCACTTCATCAGATGTCGATATTCGGCATGATCATAGCACTTGGGTTACTGATTGATAATGCAATTATAGTGGTGGATGAAGTTAATAGCTATCTTCAAAACGGATACAAAGCTCTCGAGGCCGTCCGCCTCACAGTGAATCATCTATTTGCTCCACTTTTAGCTTCGACTCTTACTACAGTACTTGCTTTTATGCCCATACTTCTTCTTCCTGGGAATGCGGGGGATTTTGTCGGCTCTATTGGCGGTAGCGTAATTATGGCAATTATTGCTTCATATCTGATCTCGCTTACTATAATTGTTTCACTTGCGGGAATCTTCGCAAAAGCACCTGGAAAAAATCAAAAAAGACGCTGGTGGAAAAACGGCTATCAAAATGAGCATCTTAGCTCATCCGCTAAAAAATGGCTCTTAAAAGGTATGAAAAAGCCTGTTTTTGCTATTATGGTTGCTTTTATTCTTCCAGTTCTCGGATTTATTCTTTCAACACAGCTCGGAAATGAATTTTTTCCTCCAGTTGACCGTAATATGTTTGAAGTAAAAGTCTGGATGCCCCCCGAATCATCAATACTAAATACTAAAAAGCAGGCCCAAGAGATTGAAAAGGTAGTCAGAGAGTTTGAAGGGGTAGAGAATGTTAACTGGCTTATTGGCGGTAGTTTCCCTATGGTTTACTACAACTTAATTATGAATAAAGACGATACGCCTTTTTATGCACACAGCATTATAACGACTGATTCAAGTAATACGACAAAGAAACTGATACCTAAAATACAAAGAGAATTAGATTCAAGGTTCCCGGCAGCCCAAGTTGTAGTTAGGCAGTTCGGACAGGGCCCGCCGATTGAGGCTGATATTCAGATTAGACTCTATGGTCCGAATATTAAAATGCTTCAAGACCTGGGAGAAGAGTTAAGGTTAGAATTTCAAAGTCATCCAGATGTCCTACACACACAAATGAGCATGCCGAGAGGTAAGCCTAAACTCTGGGTGGAAGCTAATGAAGACGAAGCTAGCATTGCCGGATTTTCTCTCACCGATCTTGCGCTTCAATTAGAAGGGAATCAAGAGGGAATTACAGGCGGCTCAGTGTTAGAGAATCTAGAAGAGCTTCCTGTGCGCATAAGATATTCAAATGAAAGAAGAGGGGATTTTTCCTACACAGGTTCAACTAATTATGTTAGCCCTAGCGGTGAGATTGTTCCTCTTAACGCTATTGGAAAGCTTACTCTAAAGCCTGCTCTTGGCGGTATTACAAGGTTTGATGGCATACGAATGAACAAGGTCGAGGCTTATACGAAAAACGGGGCGCTTCCTATAGACGTCACATTTGAAGTTTTAGATAGAATCGAATCAGAGGGTTTCACGCTTCCCCCAGGCTATAGCTACGAGCTTGGTGGTGCGGTTGAGCAGGACAGCGAAGCTGTGGGCAATTTAGCTATTTATGCACCAATACTTGTAACAATGATGATAGCAATTCTAATACTTACTTTCAGAAGTGTAAGCCTTGCTCTTGTACTTCTGGTTGTGGCCCTAATGTCTATAGGGCTTGGTCAGCTATCAACCTGGATGATCGGCTTTCCTGTAAGTTTTAATACCATATTAGGAACACTAGGGCTGATAGGTATAGCAATTAACGACAGTATCGTGGTCCTGGCTGCAATAAGAGGAAATCCAGTGGCCCGGGCCGGGGATCCAGAGGCGGTTGTAGAAGTGGTGATGGGCTGTCTTCGCCATGTGATCTCGACCACGCTTACTACAATGGGCGGATTTTTACCGCTCCTAATATTTGTTGGCGGTGAGTTCTGGCCTTCATTGGCGATCGTACTAGTTGGCGGAATCGCAGGTGCCACTATACTAGCTGTTCTCTTTATTCCTGGAGCATATATTTTGCTTAATAGAAAAAAACAAGTCCTAGTACCGGAGGCCGCGTAATGAACAAATACTATCTCTTTTTGATACTGCTAGCATTGCTGCTGCAATCCTGTATGGTTGGGCCAAACTATGAGCAGCCACAAA from Thermodesulfobacteriota bacterium carries:
- a CDS encoding MarR family transcriptional regulator; this encodes MSTDVNKSNQLSKEKIMEGRGCAGFNLKMATRAVQNYFDKAYRKIGLEGTQYTVLSHIYVVGPIPLSKLAELMYVDRTTLGRNLKPLEKRELIEIKAGKDKREKLIAITENGKEVLAKALPVWKQTHEQIKTILGIDNWESMLENLRTLTTELKEK
- a CDS encoding efflux RND transporter periplasmic adaptor subunit translates to MANTNTLAVSTLIAEQVPEYKITQSYVGEVESARMSRIGFEISGMLEEIAFDEGDSVNKAQVMATLDTDRLKARRAELVATRDQAKANLELAQITRQRTKEALDLNAVSFQEYDEADKSYKAQKASLEQAKSAVKTLDVDIEKSKLKAPFDSVISKRYLDEGEVIQPGQEVFEILERASPEVRIGLATSMIDGIKVGDPIEIKVNGKSYDSKVKTVLPIRGQNTRTVDVILSVENDFKDIRQGDIASVNIEKLVSKNGFWLPLTALTESSRGLWSCYVAIPLGDVDSVKGATHRLERRELELLHQEFEMVYVQGTISDGDIIVSEGIQRLVPDLLVKINNSTSASGGAE
- a CDS encoding efflux RND transporter permease subunit, translating into MSTLFLRNKYLLVLSIVIILVAGVSAIISLPRLEDPRITNRNPLVITVVPGASAERVETLVTEKIEEELKEVSEIKDVESTSQAGISLVSIELKDEVTTEDNEEIFSKIRDKLSDAVVNFPKEARLPIFDDKRGPIAFTLILGITWTHDTDPKLGVLNRLAEDLADRLRNVSGTELVRIYGEPTEEITVTVDQDELSKLGLSTVDVSSKIAQADSKVPAGLLRSENTDLFMEVQGELDSLSRIGEVPLMTNGASSVLKIGDVAQIDRNWQDPPSEIALADGNRTVFVGVRMSDDIRVDKWAKIAKAQIDDFTSTIGSGIEIETVFDQSIYTNEKLSQLGGNLIAGALVIMAVIFFIMGWRSSLIIGSALPLVAASVLFIMILRGGALHQMSIFGMIIALGLLIDNAIIVVDEVNSYLQNGYKALEAVRLTVNHLFAPLLASTLTTVLAFMPILLLPGNAGDFVGSIGGSVIMAIIASYLISLTIIVSLAGIFAKAPGKNQKRRWWKNGYQNEHLSSSAKKWLLKGMKKPVFAIMVAFILPVLGFILSTQLGNEFFPPVDRNMFEVKVWMPPESSILNTKKQAQEIEKVVREFEGVENVNWLIGGSFPMVYYNLIMNKDDTPFYAHSIITTDSSNTTKKLIPKIQRELDSRFPAAQVVVRQFGQGPPIEADIQIRLYGPNIKMLQDLGEELRLEFQSHPDVLHTQMSMPRGKPKLWVEANEDEASIAGFSLTDLALQLEGNQEGITGGSVLENLEELPVRIRYSNERRGDFSYTGSTNYVSPSGEIVPLNAIGKLTLKPALGGITRFDGIRMNKVEAYTKNGALPIDVTFEVLDRIESEGFTLPPGYSYELGGAVEQDSEAVGNLAIYAPILVTMMIAILILTFRSVSLALVLLVVALMSIGLGQLSTWMIGFPVSFNTILGTLGLIGIAINDSIVVLAAIRGNPVARAGDPEAVVEVVMGCLRHVISTTLTTMGGFLPLLIFVGGEFWPSLAIVLVGGIAGATILAVLFIPGAYILLNRKKQVLVPEAA
- the coaBC gene encoding bifunctional phosphopantothenoylcysteine decarboxylase/phosphopantothenate--cysteine ligase CoaBC, with the protein product MSIIKEKNVIVGVTGGIAAYKSCELVRGLVKKSAGVQVVMTKNATEFITPLTLQTLSGNKVAINTFDLEWESEIGHITLADSADLMVVAPATASFIGKVANGIADSLLSTIILATKAPIILCPAMNVNMYENPAVQENLEKLKDRGFIIMEPGEGELACGWEGKGRLPDIDVILSEIEKTLTPDDMTDEKVLVTAGATREFIDSVRYISNPSSGKMGYAIAKEALNRGAEVVLISGKTSL